The following proteins are co-located in the Syntrophorhabdaceae bacterium genome:
- a CDS encoding PAS domain S-box protein, with protein sequence FQSTPDSHLIAVNPAMARIFGYASPEEMVRDVTNIGQQLYTDHENRHTFQRLLAEHGTVGAFEAQFYRKDGSTLWGSLNVRAVKDETGRILCYEGTLEDITARKKVEEELRRSEEKYRNIFENASEGIFQVTPDGRYLSVNPALARIHGFSSPGEVILSVTDIAHQLYVDPSRRAELKRLLEEHGFVKDFEIMMRKKDKGLQWVSVTSHAVRDANGTILYYEGTLQDITSRKFAAEELGNLRKSLRGVIRAMSSMTEMRDPGTAGHQKRVSDIAMAIAGEMGLTYDTIEHIGIAGIIHDIGKISVPAEILSKPAKLTETEYSLVKVHPQVGYDILKDAGMPYPVAEIVLQHHERLNGSGYPRGLKGPDILLEARILAVADVTEAIAAPRPYRPARGQDAALDEIAKNKGILYDPEAVNVCVRLFREKGFRYN encoded by the coding sequence CTTCCAGAGTACGCCGGATAGTCATTTGATCGCCGTTAACCCCGCGATGGCCCGCATATTCGGTTACGCCTCTCCGGAAGAAATGGTCCGTGACGTTACCAACATAGGTCAGCAGCTCTATACCGATCACGAGAACAGGCATACATTCCAGAGACTCCTCGCGGAACATGGAACAGTAGGAGCCTTTGAGGCGCAATTTTACAGGAAAGATGGTTCAACGCTATGGGGTTCACTGAATGTCCGGGCAGTCAAAGATGAAACCGGGAGGATACTCTGCTACGAGGGCACGCTGGAAGATATTACGGCGCGCAAAAAAGTAGAAGAGGAATTAAGGAGATCAGAAGAAAAATACCGTAATATCTTTGAAAACGCGTCGGAAGGCATATTCCAGGTCACACCGGACGGAAGGTACCTGAGCGTCAATCCCGCACTCGCAAGGATTCACGGATTCAGCTCCCCCGGGGAAGTGATCCTGTCGGTAACCGACATCGCCCATCAGCTCTATGTTGACCCGAGCCGCCGCGCGGAGCTCAAGCGCCTCCTCGAAGAACATGGTTTTGTGAAGGACTTCGAGATCATGATGCGGAAAAAAGACAAGGGATTGCAATGGGTATCCGTTACCTCCCATGCGGTGAGGGACGCGAACGGCACGATCCTCTATTACGAAGGCACGCTTCAGGACATCACCTCCCGCAAATTCGCCGCGGAAGAGCTTGGAAACCTGCGGAAGTCCCTGAGAGGAGTGATCCGGGCAATGTCATCGATGACCGAGATGAGAGACCCCGGCACAGCGGGCCACCAGAAAAGGGTGTCGGACATTGCCATGGCTATAGCCGGTGAGATGGGATTAACCTATGATACGATAGAACATATTGGAATAGCAGGGATCATTCACGACATCGGCAAGATATCCGTACCGGCCGAGATCCTCAGCAAACCGGCGAAACTTACCGAAACAGAATACAGCCTCGTAAAGGTTCACCCCCAGGTGGGGTACGATATACTCAAGGATGCCGGGATGCCTTATCCTGTGGCGGAAATAGTCCTTCAGCACCACGAGAGGCTCAACGGCTCCGGTTATCCACGGGGGCTGAAAGGACCTGACATCCTCCTTGAAGCACGGATTCTTGCAGTCGCCGATGTAACAGAGGCGATCGCCGCTCCCCGTCCTTACAGGCCTGCCCGGGGCCAGGACGCGGCCCTTGATGAAATAGCGAAAAATAAAGGCATCCTGTACGATCCTGAAGCAGTCAACGTATGCGTCAGGCTCTTCAGGGAGAAAGGCTTCCGTTATAATTGA